One window from the genome of Eleginops maclovinus isolate JMC-PN-2008 ecotype Puerto Natales chromosome 15, JC_Emac_rtc_rv5, whole genome shotgun sequence encodes:
- the zfp36l1b gene encoding mRNA decay activator protein ZFP36L1b, which produces MTATIISPFFDYREDSNKNSKMLDNYSNNNNNSLGGPQLASVQCSIASLSSCSPTGSLLDRKVVGAPSAEGLFQRRHSVSLPSPKFSHDQFVNIERDPSLILGSSVNNNKENHFRERSYSELGERLWPGTQVGVCGSSQVNSSRYKTELCRPFEENGTCKYGDKCQFAHGMHELRNLSRHPKYKTELCRTFHTIGFCPYGPRCHFIHNAEERRGPPPLSAFNKMERPRLQHSFSFAGFPSSSGRRGSPTSVTPPPIFVSEDLSEWQSHPFAYSSQEFAGLFGPSLGPPPASEPQGPAPPSPSSTCFFQPPSESSSSPASSLSDQEGYQSSQGSQSGSESPLLDASRRLPIFSRLSVSDD; this is translated from the exons atgacAGCCACTATTATTTCTCCATTCTTCGATTACAGAGAAGACTCGAACAAG AACAGTAAGATGCTTGACAActacagtaacaacaacaacaacagtcttGGTGGACCTCAGCTGGCGTCTGTCCAATGCTCCATTGCCAGCCTATCCTCATGCAGCCCCACCGGGTCCCTGCTGGACAGGAAAGTGGTGGGGGCCCCCTCTGCAGAAGGCCTGTTCCAGCGCCGTCACTCCGTCAGCCTCCCCAGTCCGAAGTTCAGCCATGACCAGTTTGTCAACATCGAAAGGGATCCCTCACTGATTCTGGGCAGCAgcgtcaacaacaacaaggagAACCATTTCCGTGAGCGCTCCTACTCAGAGCTGGGGGAGCGGCTGTGGCCCGGCACTCAGGTGGGGGTCTGTGGAAGCAGCCAAGTGAACTCGAGTCGCTACAAGACGGAGCTGTGCCGGCCTTTCGAGGAAAACGGCACCTGTAAATACGGAGATAAGTGCCAGTTTGCCCACGGCATGCACGAGCTGCGCAACCTGAGCCGCCATCCGAAGTACAAGACGGAGCTGTGCCGCACCTTTCACACCATCGGATTCTGCCCCTATGGCCCCCGCTGCCACTTCATCCACAATGCAGAGGAGCGCCGGGggccccctcccctctctgcctTTAACAAGATGGAGCGCCCTCGGCTGCAGCACAGCTTCAGCTTTGCCGGCTTCCCGAGCTCCAGCGGCCGGCGGGGGAGCCCCACCTCAGTCACACCTCCACCCATATTTGTCTCCGAAGACCTGTCAGAGTGGCAGAGCCACCCCTTTGCTTACTCAAGCCAGGAGTTTGCAGGCCTATTTGGCCCCAGCTTGGGGCCACCACCCGCATCTGAGCCTCAGGGTCCAGCCCCGCCTTCTCCAAGCTCAACCTGCTTTTTCCAGCCCCCATCAGAGAGCTCCTCCAGCCCGGCGAGCTCTCTGTCCGATCAGGAGGGCTACCAGAGCAGCCAGGGCAGTCAGAGCGGGTCCGAGTCCCCGCTGCTGGACGCCTCCCGCCGCCTCCCCATCTTCAGCCGGCTCTCCGTCTCCGATGATTAG
- the LOC134877357 gene encoding gap junction Cx32.2 protein-like, producing MGDWSYMSSLLDKVQSHSTVVGKIWMSVLFLFRIFVLGSAADKVWGDEVSEFYCDSHEPGCQHSCYDWKFPISYVHYWVLQITFVSTPTLVYLGHAIHIIHREKRQMEKLRDVCDGAPPKGLKYIDERGKVKITGVLFCTYMTQLVFKILLEVGFCVGQFYIYGPPFMEPYFHCTKSPCASLSGAQCYVSRPSEKTIFVFFMLVVSGISVLLNIVEMIYLLCSRRRETRNHYKEAL from the coding sequence ATGGGGGACTGGTCTTACATGTCCTCTTTGTTGGACAAGGTCCAGTCTCACTCCACGGTGGTGGGGAAGATCTGGATGAGCGTCCTCTTCCTGTTCCGGATCTTTGTCCTGGGATCTGCCGCGGACAAAGTTTGGGGGGACGAAGTGTCTGAGTTCTACTGCGACAGCCATGAACCAGGGTGTCAACACAGCTGCTACGACTGGAAGTTCCCGATATCCTACGTTCATTACTGGGTCCTGCAGATCACCTTTGTGTCCACGCCCACCCTGGTGTACCTGGGCCACGCGATCCACATCATccacagagagaagaggcagATGGAGAAGCTGCGGGATGTCTGTGATGGGGCCCCACCAAAGGGGCTGAAGTACATAGACGAAAGGGGAAAGGTGAAGATAACGGGCGTCCTCTTCTGCACTTACATGACCCAGCTGGTGTTCAAGATCCTCCTGGAGGTGGGTTTCTGTGTGGGACAGTTCTACATCTACGGCCCCCCGTTCATGGAGCCTTACTTCCACTGCACCAAGTCTCCGTGTGCCAGTTTAAGCGGTGCCCAGTGTTATGTTTCTCGTCCAAGTGAGAAAACCATTTTCGTGTTCTTCATGCTGGTGGTTTCCGGCATCTCGGTGCTCCTCAACATCGTGGAGATGATTTACCTGCTGTGTAGCCGGAGGAGAGAAACCAGGAATCATTATAAGGAGGCACTCTGA